A window of the Salmo trutta chromosome 25, fSalTru1.1, whole genome shotgun sequence genome harbors these coding sequences:
- the LOC115162223 gene encoding BAG family molecular chaperone regulator 5-like isoform X2: protein MAVRWLCSLFGKPFDGGKRMDHGSQQQHPAMNRLYEVQREVQSLGPQVCTFSGLKNEREYRRLERELTQLLLEVDQVDTEGRADLQGARKRAAQEVEGLLRYLEENATHPSRLAIEELSREAQRLVEQGVVEPQRAGGTAEISDELVDAVQELILRLTQVKTGGRVPLRKARYRALTRLCAVQDIIEGRTRQQTLPLSEDTHVAVQRINQVMVHVSGARSQLVALLMGLSGRDSCAHLSRVLTELLVELDALDVSGNAAVRNYRKQVVEEINSLLKHLDLEGEGDDTRRYDLGQNDSIRQIEAVRGRVGQLQGEVLRHCGVGDLFRPKPELQSLLTHLDQVDTARNPCIREARRRAVLEVQAVITFLDLREALICRQPSPNEPSQHRAVWIVLGSLSDLQAQVLCFNGKQADKSYMLLEELLTKQLLALDAVDPQGDEMTKVARKQAVKFAQNILSFLDMKTDEWEY from the exons CCTGTTTGGGAAGCCCTTTGATGGTGGGAAGAGGATGGACCATGGTAGCCAGCAGCAGCACCCAGCCATGAATAGGCTCTATGAGGTCCAGCGGGAGGTTCAGTCTCTGGGCCCTCAAGTGTGCACCTTCAGCGGGCTAAAGAACGAGCGGGAGTACCGGCGGCTGGAGCGCGAGCTGACCCAGCTGCTCCTGGAAGTGGACCAGGTGGACACGGAGGGCAGGGCAGACCTACAGGGGGCACGCAAGAGAGCAGCCCAGGAAGTAGAGGGGCTGTTGCGCTACCTGGAGGAGAACGCCACCCACCCGTCCCGCCTGGCCATCGAGGAGCTGAGCAGGGAGGCCCAGAGGCTGGTGGAGCAGGGTGTGGTGGAGCCTCAGCGGGCCGGGGGCACAGCAGAGATCAGTGATGAGCTGGTGGACGCCGTGCAGGAGCTGATACTGAGGCTCACCCAGgtgaagacaggagggagggtgCCCCTCCGCAAGGCTCGCTACCGGGCCCTGACACGACTGTGTGCTGTGCAGGACATAATCGAGGGTCGCACGCGCCAGCAGACCCTTCCCCTGTCGGAAGACACGCACGTGGCCGTGCAGAGGATCAACCAGGTGATGGTGCATGTGAGTGGGGCGCGCAGCCAGCTCGTGGCACTGCTGATGGGGCTGAGTGGGAGGGATAGCTGTGCCCACCTCTCCCGCGTGCTCACTGAGCTCCTAGTGGAGCTGGATGCCCTGGATGTGTCGGGGAATGCAGCAGTTAGAAACTACCGCAAACAGGTGGTGGAGGAGATCAACAGCCTGCTCAAACACCTGgacctggagggagagggagacgatACGCGCAG GTATGACTTGGGGCAAAATGACTCTATCCGTCAGATTGAGGCGGTGCGTGGTCGGGTGGGCCAGCTGCAGGGGGAAGTCCTGCGACACTGTGGGGTGGGCGACCTCTTCAGGCCTAAGCCTGAGCTCCAGAGTCTCCTCACACATCTGGACCAGGTAGACACAGCCCGTAACCCCTGTATCCGTGAAGCCCGGCGGCGTGCCGTGCTGGAGGTCCAGGCTGTCATCACCTTCCTGGACCTCCGTGAGGCCCTGATCTGCCGCCAGCCCAGCCCCAATGAGCCCTCACAACACAGGGCTGTGTGGATAGTCCTGGGCAGCCTGTCAGACCTCCAGGCCCAGGTACTCTGCTTCAATGGCAAGCAGGCCGACAAGAGCTACATGCTGCTGGAGGAGCTTCTGACCAAACAGCTGCTGGCTCTGGATGCGGTCGACCCACAGGGCGACGAGATGACCAAGGTGGCCCGCAAGCAAGCAGTCAAGTTTGCCCAGAACATCCTCAGCTTTCTGGACATGAAGACAGATGAGTGGGAATACTGA
- the LOC115162223 gene encoding BAG family molecular chaperone regulator 5-like isoform X1 yields the protein MCANVFGALKSLFGKPFDGGKRMDHGSQQQHPAMNRLYEVQREVQSLGPQVCTFSGLKNEREYRRLERELTQLLLEVDQVDTEGRADLQGARKRAAQEVEGLLRYLEENATHPSRLAIEELSREAQRLVEQGVVEPQRAGGTAEISDELVDAVQELILRLTQVKTGGRVPLRKARYRALTRLCAVQDIIEGRTRQQTLPLSEDTHVAVQRINQVMVHVSGARSQLVALLMGLSGRDSCAHLSRVLTELLVELDALDVSGNAAVRNYRKQVVEEINSLLKHLDLEGEGDDTRRYDLGQNDSIRQIEAVRGRVGQLQGEVLRHCGVGDLFRPKPELQSLLTHLDQVDTARNPCIREARRRAVLEVQAVITFLDLREALICRQPSPNEPSQHRAVWIVLGSLSDLQAQVLCFNGKQADKSYMLLEELLTKQLLALDAVDPQGDEMTKVARKQAVKFAQNILSFLDMKTDEWEY from the exons ATGTGCGCAAATGTCTTTGGCGCTTTGAAAAG CCTGTTTGGGAAGCCCTTTGATGGTGGGAAGAGGATGGACCATGGTAGCCAGCAGCAGCACCCAGCCATGAATAGGCTCTATGAGGTCCAGCGGGAGGTTCAGTCTCTGGGCCCTCAAGTGTGCACCTTCAGCGGGCTAAAGAACGAGCGGGAGTACCGGCGGCTGGAGCGCGAGCTGACCCAGCTGCTCCTGGAAGTGGACCAGGTGGACACGGAGGGCAGGGCAGACCTACAGGGGGCACGCAAGAGAGCAGCCCAGGAAGTAGAGGGGCTGTTGCGCTACCTGGAGGAGAACGCCACCCACCCGTCCCGCCTGGCCATCGAGGAGCTGAGCAGGGAGGCCCAGAGGCTGGTGGAGCAGGGTGTGGTGGAGCCTCAGCGGGCCGGGGGCACAGCAGAGATCAGTGATGAGCTGGTGGACGCCGTGCAGGAGCTGATACTGAGGCTCACCCAGgtgaagacaggagggagggtgCCCCTCCGCAAGGCTCGCTACCGGGCCCTGACACGACTGTGTGCTGTGCAGGACATAATCGAGGGTCGCACGCGCCAGCAGACCCTTCCCCTGTCGGAAGACACGCACGTGGCCGTGCAGAGGATCAACCAGGTGATGGTGCATGTGAGTGGGGCGCGCAGCCAGCTCGTGGCACTGCTGATGGGGCTGAGTGGGAGGGATAGCTGTGCCCACCTCTCCCGCGTGCTCACTGAGCTCCTAGTGGAGCTGGATGCCCTGGATGTGTCGGGGAATGCAGCAGTTAGAAACTACCGCAAACAGGTGGTGGAGGAGATCAACAGCCTGCTCAAACACCTGgacctggagggagagggagacgatACGCGCAG GTATGACTTGGGGCAAAATGACTCTATCCGTCAGATTGAGGCGGTGCGTGGTCGGGTGGGCCAGCTGCAGGGGGAAGTCCTGCGACACTGTGGGGTGGGCGACCTCTTCAGGCCTAAGCCTGAGCTCCAGAGTCTCCTCACACATCTGGACCAGGTAGACACAGCCCGTAACCCCTGTATCCGTGAAGCCCGGCGGCGTGCCGTGCTGGAGGTCCAGGCTGTCATCACCTTCCTGGACCTCCGTGAGGCCCTGATCTGCCGCCAGCCCAGCCCCAATGAGCCCTCACAACACAGGGCTGTGTGGATAGTCCTGGGCAGCCTGTCAGACCTCCAGGCCCAGGTACTCTGCTTCAATGGCAAGCAGGCCGACAAGAGCTACATGCTGCTGGAGGAGCTTCTGACCAAACAGCTGCTGGCTCTGGATGCGGTCGACCCACAGGGCGACGAGATGACCAAGGTGGCCCGCAAGCAAGCAGTCAAGTTTGCCCAGAACATCCTCAGCTTTCTGGACATGAAGACAGATGAGTGGGAATACTGA
- the LOC115162223 gene encoding BAG family molecular chaperone regulator 5-like isoform X3 — MDHGSQQQHPAMNRLYEVQREVQSLGPQVCTFSGLKNEREYRRLERELTQLLLEVDQVDTEGRADLQGARKRAAQEVEGLLRYLEENATHPSRLAIEELSREAQRLVEQGVVEPQRAGGTAEISDELVDAVQELILRLTQVKTGGRVPLRKARYRALTRLCAVQDIIEGRTRQQTLPLSEDTHVAVQRINQVMVHVSGARSQLVALLMGLSGRDSCAHLSRVLTELLVELDALDVSGNAAVRNYRKQVVEEINSLLKHLDLEGEGDDTRRYDLGQNDSIRQIEAVRGRVGQLQGEVLRHCGVGDLFRPKPELQSLLTHLDQVDTARNPCIREARRRAVLEVQAVITFLDLREALICRQPSPNEPSQHRAVWIVLGSLSDLQAQVLCFNGKQADKSYMLLEELLTKQLLALDAVDPQGDEMTKVARKQAVKFAQNILSFLDMKTDEWEY, encoded by the exons ATGGACCATGGTAGCCAGCAGCAGCACCCAGCCATGAATAGGCTCTATGAGGTCCAGCGGGAGGTTCAGTCTCTGGGCCCTCAAGTGTGCACCTTCAGCGGGCTAAAGAACGAGCGGGAGTACCGGCGGCTGGAGCGCGAGCTGACCCAGCTGCTCCTGGAAGTGGACCAGGTGGACACGGAGGGCAGGGCAGACCTACAGGGGGCACGCAAGAGAGCAGCCCAGGAAGTAGAGGGGCTGTTGCGCTACCTGGAGGAGAACGCCACCCACCCGTCCCGCCTGGCCATCGAGGAGCTGAGCAGGGAGGCCCAGAGGCTGGTGGAGCAGGGTGTGGTGGAGCCTCAGCGGGCCGGGGGCACAGCAGAGATCAGTGATGAGCTGGTGGACGCCGTGCAGGAGCTGATACTGAGGCTCACCCAGgtgaagacaggagggagggtgCCCCTCCGCAAGGCTCGCTACCGGGCCCTGACACGACTGTGTGCTGTGCAGGACATAATCGAGGGTCGCACGCGCCAGCAGACCCTTCCCCTGTCGGAAGACACGCACGTGGCCGTGCAGAGGATCAACCAGGTGATGGTGCATGTGAGTGGGGCGCGCAGCCAGCTCGTGGCACTGCTGATGGGGCTGAGTGGGAGGGATAGCTGTGCCCACCTCTCCCGCGTGCTCACTGAGCTCCTAGTGGAGCTGGATGCCCTGGATGTGTCGGGGAATGCAGCAGTTAGAAACTACCGCAAACAGGTGGTGGAGGAGATCAACAGCCTGCTCAAACACCTGgacctggagggagagggagacgatACGCGCAG GTATGACTTGGGGCAAAATGACTCTATCCGTCAGATTGAGGCGGTGCGTGGTCGGGTGGGCCAGCTGCAGGGGGAAGTCCTGCGACACTGTGGGGTGGGCGACCTCTTCAGGCCTAAGCCTGAGCTCCAGAGTCTCCTCACACATCTGGACCAGGTAGACACAGCCCGTAACCCCTGTATCCGTGAAGCCCGGCGGCGTGCCGTGCTGGAGGTCCAGGCTGTCATCACCTTCCTGGACCTCCGTGAGGCCCTGATCTGCCGCCAGCCCAGCCCCAATGAGCCCTCACAACACAGGGCTGTGTGGATAGTCCTGGGCAGCCTGTCAGACCTCCAGGCCCAGGTACTCTGCTTCAATGGCAAGCAGGCCGACAAGAGCTACATGCTGCTGGAGGAGCTTCTGACCAAACAGCTGCTGGCTCTGGATGCGGTCGACCCACAGGGCGACGAGATGACCAAGGTGGCCCGCAAGCAAGCAGTCAAGTTTGCCCAGAACATCCTCAGCTTTCTGGACATGAAGACAGATGAGTGGGAATACTGA